The Alosa sapidissima isolate fAloSap1 chromosome 6, fAloSap1.pri, whole genome shotgun sequence genome window below encodes:
- the vps18 gene encoding vacuolar protein sorting-associated protein 18 homolog gives MASILDEYEDSQNIRHPVHSHNRLPATNIGITHSGFVNVRLEEEKPIFNKQRIDFSPPEKINHFAVCNNQLCMSLGKDTILRIDLGKPDQPNQVELGRKDDSKVHKLFLDPTGSHLVISLTSSECVYLNRNTQKIRSLSRWRGHLIESVGWNKVLGTEVTTGPILVGTSQGIIFEAEISASEGSLFNTNPDQYFRQVHSLEEDGKPAPVCCLEVERGLESKYFIIATTRKRLFQFVGKVAEGSEQQGFSSIFSQNQELLPSFQEFPVNMGYSEITFYTSKLRTCPKAFAWMMGNGVLYGQLDYVRLDSLLSDVEVWEYTSDIDFNFNKPISIVLTQFHFLLLLPDRVKAICTLNGQVVHEDVFPDKFGTLKKMIKDPAGGLVWIYTEKAVFRYHIQREARDVWQMYMNMNRFDLAKEYCRDRPECMDMVLAKEAEHCFQNKRYLESAKCYALTQNYFEEIALKFIEAKQEEALKEFLMKKLNNLKPSEKTQITLLVTWLTELYLNRLGLLESDDSKNALLQNTRDEFRRFLSSTKHKECFYNNRDTIYDLLASHGNVDDMVYFSVIMQDYERVISHHCQHDDYSAALEVLSKHCDEKLFYKFSPVLMQHIPKKVVDAWIQMGNRLDPKKLIPALVNYSQMGSTQQINETIRYMEFCVYQLEVKEEAIHNYLLSLYAKYKPDSLLWYLEQAGTQASEINYDLKYALRLCAEHGYLQACVLVYKIMELYEEAVDLALQVDVDLAKSCADLPEDDEELRKKLWLKIARHVVQEEKDVKKAMNCLSSCNLLKIEDILPFFPDFVTIDHFKEAICSSLEEYNQHIEELKQEMEEATESAKRIREDILEMRNKYGVVESQEKCATCDFPLLNRPFYLFLCGHMFHYDCLYQEVSTHLYTHEQTKLEELQKKLAGVTVTTKSRHRQKEDDSVSLGITHVSREQIKSDIDDIIASECVYCGERMIKSIDKPFIDPERFEEEKSTWL, from the exons ATGGCTTCTATTCTTGATGAATATGAAGACTCTCAGAACATTCGCCACCCGGTTCATTCGCATAACCGCTTGCCAGCAACCAACATTGGGATAACTCATTCGG GATTTGTGAATGTAAGGTTGGAGGAAGAAAAGCCCATATTCAACAAACAACGGATTGATTTTTCCCCTCCTGAAAAGATAAACCATTTTGCTGTATGCAACAATCAGCTTTGCATGAGTTTGGGAAAAGACACTATTCTAAG AATTGATCTTGGAAAACCAGATCAGCCGAACCAAGTAGAGTTGGGCCGTAAAGATGACAGCAAAGTGCACAAACTCTTCCTCGATCCCACAG GTTCTCATCTGGTAATCAGTCTTACCTCAAGTGAATGTGTCTATTTGAATAGAAACACCCAGAAGATCCGAAGCCTCTCAAGGTGGAGGGGTCATCTCATTGAGAGTGTGGGTTGGAACAAAGTGCTTGGAACTGAGGTGACAACAGGGCCCATTCTTGTGGGCACCAGTCAAGGCATCATCTTTGAAGCTGAGATTTCTGCCTCTGAGGGTAGCTTGTTCAACACTAACCCAGATCAGTACTTTAGACAGGTCCACTCTCTTGAAGAGGATGGGAAACCAGCACCTGTTTGCTGTCTTGAGGTTGAACGTGGTTTGGAGTCAAAATACTTCATCATTGCCACTACCCGGAAGCGCCTATTTCAGTTTGTGGGGAAGGTAGCAGAGGGATCTGAGCAGCAAGGTTTCAGTTCCATCTTTTCTCAAAACCAGGAACTACTTCCCAGTTTTCAGGAGTTTCCTGTCAACATGGGCTACAGTGAAATTACCTTTTATACTTCCAAGCTCCGCACATGTCCCAAAGCCTTTGCCTGGATGATGGGCAATGGTGTGTTATATGGCCAGCTGGACTATGTCAGACTTGATTCACTCCTTAGTGATGTCGAAGTGTGGGAGTACACATCAGATATCGACTTCAATTTCAACAAGCCCATATCCATTGTGCTCACCCAGTTTCACTTCTTGCTTCTCCTTCCAGACAGAGTGAAAGCTATTTGTACCTTAAATGGGCAAGTGGTACATGAGGATGTATTTCCGGATAAATTTGGCACCTTGAAAAAGATGATCAAAGACCCGGCAGGAGGGCTGGTGTGGATTTATACAGAGAAGGCTGTCTTTCGTTaccacatacagagagaggcaAGAGATGTCTGGCAGATGTATATGAACATGAACAGGTTTGATTTGGCCAAAGAATACTGCCGGGATCGTCCAGAGTGCATGGACATGGTCCTTGCCAAAGAGGCAGAGCACTGCTTTCAGAATAAACGTTATCTGGAAAGTGCTAAATGCTATGCCCTAACCCAGAACTACTTTGAAGAGATTGCACTTAAGTTTATTGAAGCAAAGCAAGAAGAAGCCCTGAAAGAGTTCCTCATGAAAAAGCTGAACAATCTGAAGCCAAGTGAGAAGACTCAGATCACTTTGCTTGTTACCTGGCTGACGGAGCTTTACCTCAATCGACTTGGGCTTCTTGAGTCTGATGACAGCAAGAATGCTCTTCTCCAAAACACTCGTGATGAGTTCAGACGCTTTCTGAGCAGCACCAAACACAAAGAATGTTTCTACAACAACCGAGACACTATCTATGACCTGCTGGCTAGTCATGGCAATGTAGATGACATGGTGTATTTCTCAGTCATCATGCAAGACTATGAGAGAGTTATTTCACACCACTGTCAACACGATGACTACAGTGCAGCTTTGGAAGTTCTGTCAAAACACTGTGATGAAAAGCTGTTCTACAAATTCTCTCCTGTCTTAATGCAGCACATACCCAAGAAAGTGGTTGATGCCTGGATCCAAATGGGAAACAGACTTGATCCCAAGAAGCTCATTCCAGCTCTGGTGAACTACAGTCAGATGGGAAGCACTCAGCAGATAAATGAAACCATTCGGTACATGGAATTCTGTGTATATCAGCTCGAAGTGAAGGAAGAAGCCATCCACAATTACTTACTGTCCTTATATGCAAAATATAAGCCTGACTCACTTTTATGGTACCTAGAGCAGGCTGGCACACAAGCTTCGGAAATCAACTATGACCTGAAATATGCTCTACGGTTGTGTGCTGAACATGGATATCTACAGGCATGTGTCCTTGTCTACAAGATTATGGAGCTGTATGAAGAAGCTGTGGATTTAGCATTGCAG GTGGATGTAGACCTAGCCAAGTCCTGTGCAGACCTTCCAGAGGATGATGAGGAATTGAGAAAGAAGCTGTGGCTGAAAATCGCTCGGCATGTTGTGCAAGAAGAGAAGGACGTAAAGAAGGCCATGAACTGTCTATCCAGCTGTAACCTCTTAAAGATTGAGGACATCTTACCGTTCTTTCCAGATTTTGTCACTATTGACCACTTTAAAGAGGCAATATGTAGTTCCTTGGAGGAGTATAATCAGCACATTGAAGAGCTGAAACAGGAGATGGAAGAGGCTACAGAGAGTGCTAAACGAATCCGAGAAGATATTCTGGAAATGAGAAACAAGTATGGTGTGGTTGAGTCCCAAGAGAAATGTGCAACTTGTGACTTTCCTCTTCTCAACCGCCCGTTCTACCTTTTTCTATGTGGCCATATGTTTCACTATGACTGCCTCTATCAGGAGGTTAGTACGCACCTCTACACACATGAGCAGACCAAGCTAGAGGAGCTACAGAAGAAGCTTGCAGGTGTTACCGTGACAACCAAGTCTCGTCATCGGCAAAAGGAGGATGATTCAGTCAGTTTGGGAATTACCCATGTTAGCCGTGAACAGATTAAGTCTGATATTGATGATATCAttgcatctgagtgtgtgtactgtggtgaGCGGATGATCAAGTCTATTGATAAGCCTTTTATTGATCCAGAGAGGTTTGAGGAGGAGAAGTCAACCTGGTTATGA